The Chloroflexota bacterium genome segment GGGCTGAGTGCTATGCTCAGCGAGCAGCGTGGCTATTCTCGGCAGGACTATGCCCGTGTTGTGGCGCGCTTGCAGGCGCGTGACTTTGTGCATGTCTCCGCAGCAGAGTTGAGCGTAACTCCCGCCGGTCGTGCCGTGCGCGAGGAAATCGAAAGCACTACCGATCGTTATTTCATGTTCCCCTGGACTGCCTTGTTGCCGATAGAGGTACGACAACTGCGCGATCTACTGCAGTGCTTCGTGCATGCGAGCAGCGCGCCCTTTACGCCATGAAGCGTTTGCTATGAACAGATTGGTCAAATCATTTGACGGAGGACGATCATCATGCCCCAATTCCCTTGGCTCGATCCCAATCCCTTCTATTTCCCCGGTGGCTCAGTGGGTTGCCTGCTCATCCACGGCTTCACCGGTTCGCCGCCCGAGATGCGTCCCATGGGCGAGTACCTGGCCCAACAGGGCCTGACCGTCTCTGGCCCGCTCCTGGCTGGGCATGGCACGACCCACGAGGACCTAGCCCGCACCACCTGGGAGGACTGGTATGCTTCGGTCGAGGCGGATTATGACCATTTGCAACAGCATTGTCAGCAAGTGTTCGTAGCTGGGTTTTCCTTGGGTTCGCTCCTGGCCATGCATCTGGCTGTGCAACACAAACTGAGCGGTCTCATCCTGCTTGCCCCGGCGCTGCAGGTGCGGGACTGGCGGCTGCAATTCGTGCCACTCCTGCGCTTTTTCATCAAAGAAATGCCCAAGGACAACGACCCCAAACATTCGGATTTGACCGACCCTGAAGCCTACAAGCGCTTCTGGTCGTACGACATTATTCCCATCCCCGCCAGTTACCAGTTATACCGTCTGCAGAAAGTGGTGCGCGCGGAACTGGGGCACATCCGTGTTCCTACGCTGGTCATCTACTCCACCAGGGATATGTCCATCTCTTCACAGAGCGGACCGCTGACGTACCAGCGCATTGGCTCGGAGGATAAGGAACTGCTCGTGCTGCACAACTCCGGGCACGGCCTGGTCGTGGACAGCGAACGCCAGTTCGTCTTCCAGAAAGTGTACGAGTGGATCACGGCACGCCAGCGCATCAGCGCATAGGGCAGCTTTTCTAGTCACTTTCTTCTGCTGGGCGTGGGCAACAGCCCATGCAAAAAGCCCCTCTCCTACAGCGTAGGAGAGGGGGCAGGGGGTGAGGCAATCCGAGCGCTGAAGCGCTCACTACAAACCCGCCAAGAGACGGCGGACTGTTGTCCGCCCGGAGCAGGCATTAAGCATAGCCAGGGATTTCAATCCCTGGCACTTGTGAGCGCTAAGGCGCTCACTACAAGCCTCTCTGCTCACGCTAATCCTTCTACCCCCACCTCCTCGCGTCCTTCCCCGTCCATCTCTTCCATCTTGCCCGTGACGGTAAAGACCACACGCTCGCAGATGTTGGTCACACGGTCTGCAGTTCGCTCTAGGTTGTGCCCAACCCACAGCAGATACGTGGCTTGATCGAGGATGCGTGGGTCAGCGAGGATGAGCGTAATCAGCTCGCGATAAACCTGATTGTACAGCGCGTCCACCTCTGCGTCTTCTTCAGGAATGGCACGTGCGAGTTCCACATCGCGCTGCACAAAGGCTTCCAACGCCCGATGGAGCATGGAGCGTGCTTTCTCTGCCATGCGCGGCAAGTCAATCAAGGGCTTGATCAGTGGCTTTTTCCCAATCATCAAGGCAATTTTGGCAATGCCCTTGGCATAATCCCCCATGCGCTCCAACTCGGTCGTGATCTCCAACACCGCGGCCAAAACGCGCAGATCGCCAGCCATAGGCTGCTGCGTCGCAATCAACATGAGGGCATCTGACTCGATGGCAAAGCGCTTCTCGTTGATGGCACGATCTTGTGCGATCAACTGCTTGGCTGCTTCCAAATCCTGTCGCTTCAGGATGTCCACCGCCCTGACCAGAGCCTCCTCTACCATGCTGCCCATGACCAGCAACTCATCCTGCACCCTTTGCAGATGGCGCTCGAATGTCTCTCTTACCATAGTGTTCCTCTCTTTCTAAATCGCGGCTTTCTTCATCCAAAACGTCCCGTGATATAGTCCTCCGTGCGCTGGTCCCGTGGATTGGTGAAAATCTGCGTGGTCAAGCCATATTCCACCAGCATGCCCGAGCGGCGCTCGTTCATCCAGAAGAAGCCGGTATAGTCCGAAACGCGTGCTGCTTGCTGCATGTTGTGCGTGACGATGACGATGGTGTATTGCTGCTTCAAGACGCGCATCAGTTCCTCGATGCGCAAAGTAGCAATGGGGTCCAGCGCCGAACAGGGCTCGTCCATCAGAATCACCTCGGGCTTGACCGCAATCACGCGCGCGATGCACAGGCGTTGCTGCTGTCCCAACGACAGAGAGAGGGCATCTTGGTTCAGGTTGTCCTTGACCTCGTCCCAAAGGTCAGCTCTGCGCAGGCTCTCCTCGACGATGTCGCGCAGATTGTTACCCTTGTCCAATCCCAGCACGCGCGGTCCGAAGGCAACGTTGTCGAAGACGGACTGGGGGAATGGGTTGGGACGCTGAAACACCATCCCCACCCGTTGCCGTAACGCCACTACATCCGTGCCAGGAGCATAGATGTCCTTGCCATCCAGTAGTACCCGTCCCGTCAGCCGCACACCGGGAATCGTATCGTTCATGCGGTTGAGACAACGCAAGAAGGTGGATTTGCCGCAGCCCGATGGCCCAATCAGTGCGGTGATATGCCGTTCCTGTATGACGACATCCACGTTCGACAGCGCTTGAAAACTGCCGTAGTAGAAGTCTAGTCCTTCTACTGCGATCTTGCTCATGCTTATCCAAACCGCCCCGTAATGTAATCCTCAGTCCTCTTATCCCGCGGAGTTGTGAACAGCGCCTTCCCAGGCTGATGCTCGATCAGTTCGCCCATCAGGAAGAAGGCGGCATAGTCCGCAACCCGCGCTGCTTGTTGCACACTGTGCGGAACCAGCACGATGGTATAATCGCGCTTCAGTTGGTTAAGCGATTCCTCCACTTTGGCCGTTGAGATGGGGTCTAACCCCGAAGTGGGCTCATCCAGGAGCAAAACCTCTGGCTGCAGAGCTAGGCTGCGCGCAATGCACAACCGCTGTTGCTGCCCACCCGAGAGGTGGTTAGCCGCGTCATCCAGGCGGTCTTTGACCTCATCCCACAGCGCGGCCTGGTTGAGGCTACGCACCAGGATTTCCTCCAAACGGTTGCGATCCTTAATGCCAGCCAACTTGGGGCCATACAACACATTTTCGCGCACCGTGCCGGGCAGAGGCAGCGGCAGAGCAAAGACCATCCCTACGCGCCGCCGTAACTCGGGGACATCCGTGCCTGGGGCATAGATGTCCTGCCCATCGAGCAGAATCCTGCCCGTCATCTGCGTGCCTTCCACTAGGTCGTTCAGGCGGTTGATCAGGCGCAGCAGAGTCGTCTTGCCACCCCCGGCTGGACCCAGGAAGACCGTGATAGCGCAAGCCGGCACGTCCAGGGTGATATCCTTCAGCGCCGGCACGCCGCTATAGGCATAACTTACGTTCTCAACGCGAATTTTGGGATTGAAACTCGCTTCCATTACCCCTTACGTTTCCCGTTTTCCGTTTTCCTTCTCCCGTATCCTACCACTGCCTCCTCCGCCGGAAATAACTGCGGATAAGCGTCGCCACAACGTTCATCGAAAGCACCACTGCCAACAGGACGAGCGCTGTGCCGTATTGGATGTGGGCAGGCATGCCAGGAACCTGGGTGCTGATGACGTACAAGTGATAGGGCAAAGCCATGGTCTGATCGAAGGGCGAGCGAGGCAGGCGAGGCAGGTAGAAGGCAGCCACTGTGAAGAGGATAGGTGCCGTCTCGCCCGCCGCGCGCAGCAAGCCCAGGATGATGCCGGTGATGATGCCGGGCAGTGCTTGGGGCAGGACGATGTGACGAATGCCTTGCCAGCGCGTTCCGCCCAGGCTAAAGCTCACCGTGCGGAACTCCATGGGCACGGCACGCAGCGCCTCCTCCGACGTGCTGATGATCACCGGTAGGGTCATGATGGCCAACGTCAACGAGCCGGCCAGGATGGATGTGCCGAACTGTAAGAACAGCACGAACAGCCCCAGTCCGAAAAGCCCATACACAATGGAAGGGATGCCGGCAAGATTGACGATTGCCAGGCGAATCGCGCGGGTAAGCCAGGTATCCTGCGCGTACTCGGACAGGTAAATGGCCCCGCCGACGCCCATTGGGATGCACACCACTGCCGTGCCCAGGGTCAATAACACCGTGCCAACGAGTGCGGGGAAAATGCCCCCCGCCTTCATCCCATCCCGAGGCATAGAGGTGAGGAATTCCCAGTTGATGGCTACGAGTCCGCGCAGGACGATATTACCGATGACCAGCAGAATGGGCAGCACCACGACGATAGCTGCCAGACCGAGCAGGGCAAAGCCCATGCGTTGAACTTGGTGGCGATTCATCGCAGCCCTCCTCGTCGTCGCTTGGTGAAAATGGCTCTAGCGGCAGTCAAATTGATGAAAAAGGTCACCACGAAGAGGATGATGCCAATAGCGAAGAGCGCCCGGTAGTGCACGCTCCCTTTCGCCACCTCGCCCATCTCCGCTGCGATCGTGGCGGTCATGGTGCGCACCGGGCGGAAGAAGGAATCGAGGCTCAGCGGCATGCGCGCGGCATTGCCCGTGACCATCATCACCGCCATCGTCTCGCCGATAGCACGTCCCATGCCCAGCATCACTGCCGTGACGATGCCCGACCGAGCGGCTGGCACCACCACGCGCCAGATAGTCTGCCATTGCGTGGCACCGATGGCCAGCCCAGCATCGCGGTAACTCTTGGGTACGGCATCGAGGGCATCTTCTGCCACGCTGATGATCGTGGGTAGTGCCATGTAGGCCAGAATGAGGGCGCCGGTGAAAGCGGTCAGCCCCGTCGGTGCCCCCAGGATTTCGCGCACATGCGGGGCCACGAACGTCATGCCAAAGAAGCCCAGCACGACCGAAGGGATGCCCGCCAGCACCTCGATGAGCGGTTTCAGAATCTCGCGTGTCCAGTTCGGCGCTACCTCGCGCACAAATACAGCCGTTGCCACTCCCAGCGGCAGGGCAATGGCAATGGCAGTGATCGTGACGAACGCTGAGCCCAAAAGCAATGGCAGCACGCCGAACATGCCAAAGGTGGGGTACCAACGCACGTCGAGGAAATTTGCCAGCGGCACCTGGGCAAAGACGGGCAAGCCCTCGCGCAGCAAAAAGGCGAAAATGAGCACGACCAGCCCAATCGTCGAGATGCCCAGCACTTGTACCAGAGCTTCTATGGCGAATTCAGCCCACCGCGAGCGTCTATCATGCATACTGTGGTCTCACCTCATCTTCAACGGCACAAACCCCAATTGACTGACCAGCGCCTGCCCATCGCTCAGGATCCATTCCAAATACGCCTTGATCTGTCCGCGTGGCTCTCCTGCCGTGTACATGTACAAGGGACGTGCGATGGGGTACGTGCCGTCGTTGACCGTCTCTACCGAGGGCAATACATACGGGCCACCGTCGTCCTCAGCCACTGCAATCACCTTTTGATCTGGCGTGACATAGCCCAAGCCATCGTAGCCGATGGCATTGGGATTCTGGCGCACTTCGCAGCTAATCCCTTCCGAGGAAGGCATCAATAGCGTCTCAGGGGAGAAGAGCAAGGTGCTTTCCTTCTTTCCCAGGCGGATGACATTCTCCAGAAAATACACGTAGGTCCCGGAATTCGACTCGCGTGAGAGCAGGACGATGGGGCGGTTTTCGCCACCGACCTGGCGCCAGTTCGTGATCTTCCCCGTGTAGATGTCGGAGATTTGCTGTAACGTGAGCTGTTGCACCGGATTGGAGGGGTGCACCACCACGGCGATGGCGTCGCGTGCTACGGTGAACTCAACGGGGTTGATGCCGTTGGCTTTTGCTGCTGCAATCTCCTCGGGTTTCATCTCCCGTGATGCATTGGCAATGTCCACCATGCCATTGATCATGGCGGCAATGCCCGTGCCCGATCCGCCGCCGGTGACGGAGATGCGCACTTCGGGATGCAATTGCATGTATGCTTCGGCCCAGGCCAGAGCCAGGTTCACCATCGTGTCCGAGCCCTTGTTCTCGATAGTCTGGACGGGCATGTTTGCCGGGGTTTGTCCGGGAGATGGCTTGGAACGGCACCCCCACATCAATGCCAAAAAGCCCAGCAACACCATGCTGCGCATTGCAACGTCGAAGAGGGACTTGCCAGCCCTCATTGCGCCATTGCCCTGACCCAGTTCGTGTTCCCTCGAACCACTCGCATCAATCATCTCGACTGACAATTGTACCCAGTAGTTCCGTGCGCGTCAAAAAGCTGCCTGCTCTTCTTTTGGCACAAGGCTCTCTACAACCATCTCAGCACCGCGGCGGAGAAACTAGCCAGGCTCTTGGGGAAATAGAGCTTGGCATAGGCACTCTGCGGGAGCAACTTGGCAGCTATGTCCGCCGGCAAAGTCACATCTTTTGACTGATCGCTCCGCTAGCAGTACTATTAACCCAATTGGCAGGTGAATACAAAGAGTGCCCTTGTGCGTAACTCCATGCCAAGAAAAGGAGGGTTTGTTGCGATGAAACAGAAACGAGTGCTGGGCATTGTGGGCAGCCCCAGGCGGGGCGGGAATACCGAGACCCTGGTGGATGAAGCATTGCGTGGTGCAGAGGAAGCGGGTGCGTCAACGGAAAAGATTATCCTCAGCACATTGGACATTGCGCCATGCGAGGGCTGTGATGCCTGTGAAGATAGCGGCGTATGCATCCACGCGGATGACATGGAGGGCTTGCTGCGCAAGATGTCCGACAGCGACGTGTGGGTGCTAGGCACGCCCGTGTACTGGTGGGGGCCGAGCGCGCAGTTCAAGACGTTCGTTGACCGCTGGTATGCCAAGGTCTTCCGCGACGAGGACAAGGCGATGTTCCAGGGGCGGCGCATCGTTCTGGTTGTTCCTTTTGGCGATAGCGAGGTGAAAACGGCCCGCCATGTGGTGGGCATGATGACAGACGCATTGGATTATGTCGAGGCGGAGCTTTTTGCCACCGTGTTGGCGCCAGGCGTGAACGATCCGGGCGAGGTACGCCAATATCCAGACGTGCTGGCTGCAGCCTACCGCGCAGGGAAAGAGGCAGTAAGCCGATAAGGGCAAACACAAGGTTTGCCTCTACGGGATAGTCCAAACGGGATTCATTACAGCATGTAGGGGCGAATCTCGCATTTGCCCAAAAGAGATTTCGCGAGGAGAAAAAACGATGAAACATAAGATGACCAAACGCGAACGGTTGGAAGCGACGGTGGCTGGCTATCCGGTGGATCGGCCGGCGATCGCGCTGTGGCGGCATTGGCCTGGCGATGACCAACGCGCTGCCAACCTGGCGCGCGCCACACTCGATTTTCAACGCATGTACGATTTCGATTTCGTCAAATGCATGCCCGCCAGCAACTATTGCCTTGCCGATTGGGGCGCAGAGTCGCGCTGGCTGGGCAATGAGGAGGGCACGCGCGAATGGGGACGGCGGGTGATCCAGCATCCGGAAGACTGGACGCGCTTGCCTCTGCTCGATCCCGCTCGGGGCATGCTGCACGAGATGCACCGTGCCCTGCAACTCATCGGTCAGGGGCTGGGACGGGACGTGCCCTTCATCTGGACCATTTTCAATCCCCTGGCCCAGGCCAAGAACCTGGCAGGCGATCTGCTGCTGGCGCACATGCGCCAATACCCCGATGCACTCAAGGCAGGGTTGGAAACCATCACCGAGAGCACCATTCGCTTCATCGAGGAGGTGCGCGATACTGGCGTCTCGGGCATCTTCCTCGCGTTGCAACATGCCACTCACGATCTGCTCACCGAGGCGGAATACCGCGAGTTTGGCCGTCCCTATGACCTGCGCATCCTGGGGGCAACGGAAGGGATGTGGTTCAACGTCGTACACCTGCACGGCGAGCATGTCATGTTCGACGTAGTGGCTGACTATCCGGTGCAGGCTATCAATTGGCACGACCGCGAGACACCACCCTCGCTGTCCGAGGCCAAGACGCGTTTTCGCCGCGCTCTCATTGGCGGATTGCACCGCATAGATACCATGCTGCGCGGCACGCCAGAGCAGGTGCGTGCGGAAATCCACACTGCCATCGAGGAGACCGGTGGGCAGCGCCTCATCGTGGGCACAGGCTGTGTCATGCTCCTCACCACGCCGGTGGGCAACATCCGCGCCGCACGCGAGGCCGTGGGGATCTGACGCCCCTCACTGATTGCTCGTCACTCCTCATCCTATGGCGTCGGGAACAGGCTAGGCGTGGGTGCGGGAGTAGGCGGTGGGGGCAGCGTGGCTATGGGCGTCTGCACAGGTGCAGGTTGCCACATGAGATGGGTGGGATCCAACGGCGCGACACGCCCGTAAATGTCCCCCGCCCACATCTGCCCATCTGGAGCCAAAGCCAAGATGCAGATGCGCTCATCCAAATTGGTGGCCTCTTGCCAGTTCTGCCCGTTATCGGTAGAGCGGAGCAGCACTCTGGCTTCGCTTCCTCCATACAGCCCTTGCACCACCAGCACGTAAACCATCTGCTGCTCGGCGGTGCCTGGCGGGAAGAGGAAATGACAGGCCAAGATAGTGTAGTTCAACGCTGGGCCAACCTGTCTCCAACTCCGTCCGCCATCGGTAGAGCGCAGCAAGCCGTACTGTTCCGCGGCAATGAACGCGGTTGTGTCTTGGCCAAAGCGTGGCGATAAAGCTAGCCCCTTGATGAGGTAGGTAGGAATGGGAAGCACGCCGATGCGCAGGATATTGCCTGTTCGCTCCGATGGGGCATAGAGAAGCGTTTGCCTGGCATATTGCTTGTCCTCGGCCAGGGCAATGAATGTAGGCTTCCCGACGCCGGTGAGTGCCATGGCGATGTGCGTGGCCACAATGGGCGAGAGACGTGTCCAGCTCTGTCCAGCATCCTGAGTGTGGAAGATGC includes the following:
- the phoU gene encoding phosphate signaling complex protein PhoU codes for the protein MVRETFERHLQRVQDELLVMGSMVEEALVRAVDILKRQDLEAAKQLIAQDRAINEKRFAIESDALMLIATQQPMAGDLRVLAAVLEITTELERMGDYAKGIAKIALMIGKKPLIKPLIDLPRMAEKARSMLHRALEAFVQRDVELARAIPEEDAEVDALYNQVYRELITLILADPRILDQATYLLWVGHNLERTADRVTNICERVVFTVTGKMEEMDGEGREEVGVEGLA
- a CDS encoding flavodoxin family protein; its protein translation is MKQKRVLGIVGSPRRGGNTETLVDEALRGAEEAGASTEKIILSTLDIAPCEGCDACEDSGVCIHADDMEGLLRKMSDSDVWVLGTPVYWWGPSAQFKTFVDRWYAKVFRDEDKAMFQGRRIVLVVPFGDSEVKTARHVVGMMTDALDYVEAELFATVLAPGVNDPGEVRQYPDVLAAAYRAGKEAVSR
- a CDS encoding PstS family phosphate ABC transporter substrate-binding protein, whose product is MIDASGSREHELGQGNGAMRAGKSLFDVAMRSMVLLGFLALMWGCRSKPSPGQTPANMPVQTIENKGSDTMVNLALAWAEAYMQLHPEVRISVTGGGSGTGIAAMINGMVDIANASREMKPEEIAAAKANGINPVEFTVARDAIAVVVHPSNPVQQLTLQQISDIYTGKITNWRQVGGENRPIVLLSRESNSGTYVYFLENVIRLGKKESTLLFSPETLLMPSSEGISCEVRQNPNAIGYDGLGYVTPDQKVIAVAEDDGGPYVLPSVETVNDGTYPIARPLYMYTAGEPRGQIKAYLEWILSDGQALVSQLGFVPLKMR
- a CDS encoding phosphate ABC transporter ATP-binding protein; the encoded protein is MEASFNPKIRVENVSYAYSGVPALKDITLDVPACAITVFLGPAGGGKTTLLRLINRLNDLVEGTQMTGRILLDGQDIYAPGTDVPELRRRVGMVFALPLPLPGTVRENVLYGPKLAGIKDRNRLEEILVRSLNQAALWDEVKDRLDDAANHLSGGQQQRLCIARSLALQPEVLLLDEPTSGLDPISTAKVEESLNQLKRDYTIVLVPHSVQQAARVADYAAFFLMGELIEHQPGKALFTTPRDKRTEDYITGRFG
- the pstA gene encoding phosphate ABC transporter permease PstA: MNRHQVQRMGFALLGLAAIVVVLPILLVIGNIVLRGLVAINWEFLTSMPRDGMKAGGIFPALVGTVLLTLGTAVVCIPMGVGGAIYLSEYAQDTWLTRAIRLAIVNLAGIPSIVYGLFGLGLFVLFLQFGTSILAGSLTLAIMTLPVIISTSEEALRAVPMEFRTVSFSLGGTRWQGIRHIVLPQALPGIITGIILGLLRAAGETAPILFTVAAFYLPRLPRSPFDQTMALPYHLYVISTQVPGMPAHIQYGTALVLLAVVLSMNVVATLIRSYFRRRRQW
- a CDS encoding alpha/beta fold hydrolase, producing the protein MPQFPWLDPNPFYFPGGSVGCLLIHGFTGSPPEMRPMGEYLAQQGLTVSGPLLAGHGTTHEDLARTTWEDWYASVEADYDHLQQHCQQVFVAGFSLGSLLAMHLAVQHKLSGLILLAPALQVRDWRLQFVPLLRFFIKEMPKDNDPKHSDLTDPEAYKRFWSYDIIPIPASYQLYRLQKVVRAELGHIRVPTLVIYSTRDMSISSQSGPLTYQRIGSEDKELLVLHNSGHGLVVDSERQFVFQKVYEWITARQRISA
- a CDS encoding phosphate ABC transporter ATP-binding protein, with amino-acid sequence MSKIAVEGLDFYYGSFQALSNVDVVIQERHITALIGPSGCGKSTFLRCLNRMNDTIPGVRLTGRVLLDGKDIYAPGTDVVALRQRVGMVFQRPNPFPQSVFDNVAFGPRVLGLDKGNNLRDIVEESLRRADLWDEVKDNLNQDALSLSLGQQQRLCIARVIAVKPEVILMDEPCSALDPIATLRIEELMRVLKQQYTIVIVTHNMQQAARVSDYTGFFWMNERRSGMLVEYGLTTQIFTNPRDQRTEDYITGRFG
- the pstC gene encoding phosphate ABC transporter permease subunit PstC: MHDRRSRWAEFAIEALVQVLGISTIGLVVLIFAFLLREGLPVFAQVPLANFLDVRWYPTFGMFGVLPLLLGSAFVTITAIAIALPLGVATAVFVREVAPNWTREILKPLIEVLAGIPSVVLGFFGMTFVAPHVREILGAPTGLTAFTGALILAYMALPTIISVAEDALDAVPKSYRDAGLAIGATQWQTIWRVVVPAARSGIVTAVMLGMGRAIGETMAVMMVTGNAARMPLSLDSFFRPVRTMTATIAAEMGEVAKGSVHYRALFAIGIILFVVTFFINLTAARAIFTKRRRGGLR
- a CDS encoding uroporphyrinogen decarboxylase, giving the protein MKHKMTKRERLEATVAGYPVDRPAIALWRHWPGDDQRAANLARATLDFQRMYDFDFVKCMPASNYCLADWGAESRWLGNEEGTREWGRRVIQHPEDWTRLPLLDPARGMLHEMHRALQLIGQGLGRDVPFIWTIFNPLAQAKNLAGDLLLAHMRQYPDALKAGLETITESTIRFIEEVRDTGVSGIFLALQHATHDLLTEAEYREFGRPYDLRILGATEGMWFNVVHLHGEHVMFDVVADYPVQAINWHDRETPPSLSEAKTRFRRALIGGLHRIDTMLRGTPEQVRAEIHTAIEETGGQRLIVGTGCVMLLTTPVGNIRAAREAVGI